Below is a genomic region from Persicimonas caeni.
ATATCCACCTGCCGCCCCAGATCACCCAGCGCGACCTGCTCGCCAAGCTCGAGCGCCTCAACGGCGACGACGCGGTCAACGGAATTCTGCTACAGCTTCCCCTCTCCGAGCATCACAACCCTAACGAGGCGATCGCGGCGATCGACCCGCAAAAGGACGTCGACGGGTTCCACCCGGGCAACCTCGGGTTTTTGATGGCCGGACACGCCGAACTCGAGCCGTGCACGCCGCGGGGCATCATGACGATGTTCCGCGCGGCCGGCGTCGACTTCAAAGGCAAGCGCGCCGTGGTCATCGGCCGCAGCATGATCGTCGGGCGCCCCATGGCGCAGATGCTCGTGCGCGCCCACGCCACGGTCACCATCTGCCATCGCTACACCGAAGAGCTCGCCGAGCACGTGCGCAACGCCGATATCATCGTCGTGGCCACGGGCGTGCCGGGGCTCATCAAAGGCGAGTGGATCAAGCCGGGCGCGGTCATCGCCGACGTGGGCATGAACCGCAGCGAAGACGGAAAGCTTTGCGGCGACGTCGAGTTCGACGCCGCCCGCGAGCGCGCGGCCTTGATCACGCCCGTCCCCAAAGGGGTGGGGCCGATGACGGTGGCCACGCTCATGGAGAACACGATTCGCGCCACCTGCGCGCACCACAACCTGGCGATTCGCGGCGGCGAGGTCTACGAAGACGTCGACGCCCTGTGCGGGCCACTGGACCAATAACGTTGATAACTCGAACAACCCATTGAGGACTGCTCAGATGACTGATGATGATTTGAAGCATATCCCGCTCGAGCACCGTCACGAGGAACTCGGCGGGCGCATGACGCCGTTCGCCGGTTTCGTGATGCCGGTCAAATACACGGGCATCAAAGAGGAGCACCTGGCGGTCCGCAACAACGTCGGGCTCTTCGACGTGAGTCACATGGGCGAGGTCGAGGTCAAAGGCCCCGAGGCGATCAAGGTGGTTGACGGATTGGTGACCAACGACGTCACCAAGCTCGTCGACGGCCAGGCGATGTACGCCGCGCTGTGCAACGAAGAGGGCGGCATCGTCGACGACCTGGTGCTCTACCGGCTCGCCGAAGACCACGTGCTCATTTGCGTCAACGCGGGCAACCGCGACAAAGACTTCGCCCACATGCAAGAGCACGCCAAGGGCGACGCCGAGCTCGTCGACAAGAGCGACGACTACGTCCAGCTGGCCCTGCAGGGGCCGAACGCCGAGAAGGTCCTGCAGACGCTCTTCGACGGCGAGGCCGACGAGCTGAGCAACCTGAAGTACTACCGGGCGATGTACGGCGGAGTCGCCGGTGTCGAGACGCTCATCTCGCGCACGGGTTACACCGGCGAGGACGGCTTCGAGCTGTATATCCCCGCCGAACACGGCGAGGCGGTCTTCGACGCGCTTTTGGAGGCCGGCGAGCCGTTCGACATGGCCCTGTGCGGCCTGGGCGCGCGCGACACGCTTCGCCTGGAGTCGAAGTACAACCTGTACGGCCAGGACATGGACGAGTCGACCAACCCCATCGAGGCGGGCCTGAGCTGGATCGTCAAGCTCGACAAGGAGACGCCGTTCGTGGGCCAGGAGGCGATTCGCAAGGTCAAGGAGCAGGGCCCCAGCCGCCGTCTTCGCGGCCTTGTGCTCGAGGGCAAGGGCATCATCCGCCACGGCTACAAGATCATCGTCGACGACCAAGAGGTCGGCCACGTCACAAGCGGCTCGTGGGCGCCCACGCTTGAAGAAAGCATTGGGCTGGGGTACATCGACATCGACCACGCCAACGAGCCCACGGTCGAGATTCAGATTCGCAAGCGTCGCGTCCCCGCGAAGGTGACCAAAAAGCCTTTCTACAAGCGCGACTAGTGGTTTGAGCAGACCACCGATTCAGCATTGATGGGCACTATCAGTAACTCATGAACAGTAGAGAAGAGGATATGCAAATTCCCGAGGGATATCTGTTTACCGACGAGCACGAGTGGGCCCGCCAAGAGGACGACGGGACCATCACCATCGGCATCTCGTGGCACGCTCAGGACCTGTTGGGCGACATCGTCTACGTCGAGCTTCCCGAAGAGGGTGAGGCTGTCGACGCCGGCGAGGAATTCGGCGTGGTCGAGAGCGTCAAGGCGGCCTCGGACCTGTACTCGCCGGTCTCCGGCAAGGTCGTCGAGGTCAACCACGGGCTCGACGATGCCCCCGAGTCGGTCAACGAAGGCCCGTACAAGCAGGGCTGGATGATCCGCGTCGAGCCGTCGGACGTCACCGAGCTCGAAGAGCTGATGGACCCCGAAGAGTACGCGAGCTTCGTGAGTCAAGAATAGGGTTCGCCCGCCCAGAGGGCGCGACCCGCGCAAGTTACCTTTGCAACGCAGCCAACCGGCTTGCCGGTGGTGACAGGATGCCGTCATGCGCTATTTGCCGCATACCCTGGAAGACGTCGACGCGATGCTCGAAGCCATCGGGGTCGACTCCATCGACGACCTCTTCGAGCAGATCCCCGAGGAGTTCCGCCTCGACCGCCGCTTGGAGTTGCCCGAGCCCAAAAGCGAGCTGACCCTCGAGAGGCATCTCGGGGAGTTGGCCTCCAAGAACGCGGTCGCCGGCGGCGACGTGGTGTCGTTCCTGGGCGCCGGTCTGTACGACCACCACTCGCCGCACGCCCTGCAGCAGTTGCTGCTACGCGCCGAGTACTACACCTCCTACACCCCGTATCAGCCCGAAATCAGCCAGGGCACGACCAAGTCGATCTTCGAGTTCCAGTCGATGGTCGCCGAGCTTCTCGGCGTGCCTATCGCCAACGCGTCGATGTACGACGGGGCGCACGCCACCGCCGAAGCCGCCCTGATGGCTCAGCGGGTCGGGCGCAAGCGCGACAAGGTCTACGTGGCCGAGTCGGTCCACCCCGAGTACCGCCAGGTCATCCAGACCTACCTGAGCCCTCAAGACGACACCTACCGCGAGATTCCCGTCGATTGGGAGACCGGCCAGTTGTCGCTCGAGAAGGTCCAGGAGGCCATCGAGGACCCCAAAGACGCAGCGTGCATCATCTTCCAGACGCCCAACTTCTTTGGCGTCATTGAAGACCCCACCGCGGTCGTCGAGTGGGCCCACGAGCACAAGATCAAGGTTGTGGCGAGCTTCAACGAGCCGCTGGCGTTCGCGCTGACGACGCCTCCGGGCCACTACGGCGCCGACATCGTCGCCGGGGAGGGCACCAGCCTCGGTATCCCGATGGGTTACGGCGGCCCGGCGCTCGGCATCTTCGGCTGCCGCGAGAAGCTCGTGCGCAAGATGCCTGGCCGTCTGGCGGGCTACACCGTCGACACCGAGGGTCGTGAGGGCTACGTGCTCACGCTGTCGACGCGCGAGCAGCATATCCGCCGCGAGAAGGCGACGAGCAATATCTGCACGAACCAGGGTCTGATGGCGTTGGCGGCGGGTATCTACATGAGCTTGATGGGCAAAGAGGGCATCCGCGAGATGGCCCAGCTCAACCTGTCGCGGGCGCACTACGCGATGGACGTGCTCGAGTCGACCGGTCAGGCCAAACGCGTCTTTAGCGGGCCTTTCTTCAACGAGTTCGTGGTCGAGACGCGCGCGCCGGCCAAGGCCGTGGTCGCCGAGGCCGCCGAAGACGGCATCTTGCCGGGCTTCGACCTGGGCCGCGCCAACCCGAAGTGGCAAAACTACCTGCTGGTGGCGGTCACCGAGAAGACCAGCCGCCGCGACATCGACCGACTGGCGAATTATCTGAGTCCTTAGGGCCTTAACGAAAAATGCGCAGGCCGCGCATCTCGCCGGTGTTGATGTCGAGCAAAAAGCCGAAGCGAATGTGGATGATGCCGTCTCGGTCCTTCAACCCCTCGGGTGGGTTGGGGAACGGGGCGGCTTCTCTGATCGCGCGGACGGCTTCTTCGTCCCAAAAGTCGAGCCCGGACGGGCGTTCGACGTGGATCTTTCGGAGCGAGCCGTCTCCGTTGAGCGCGATGCCGAGCACGGAGTAGCGGTCTTTGACCCCGTAGACCTTGCCGTACGGGTCGCGCTGTCGGTAGACCTCGCCGCCTTTCCACTGCTCGAGCACCGCCATCTTGAAGCGGTGCATGAACGACCAGTAACGCGATTTCTTACGGTTGAGCAGGGTCTTCTCGCCGTCTTTGACATCGCGGAGGTAGTCGATGCTTCCGCCGCCGAGTTGGCCCACCGGCACGTTCTCCATGCTCGGGAAGAGGCTCTTGGGGTTGGGCTTGGAGCGCTTCGAGTCTTCTTGTTGGACCACGCCTTCGGCGACCGACTCGACCTCGTCGAGTTCGACGGCCTGATCGGCCGCCTCTTGCTCGGCCGCCTCCTCGCTGGGTTCTTCGCTCGCCTCCTCGGCGACCTCCTGTTCCGGCGCCTCTTCGGGCTCGGGCTGGGGCGGCGTGATCTCTTGCATGCGCTCCGGCCGGTGCGTGGGCTCGGGCCGCGACGGCAACCCGGAGGTCTCCGAGCCGGTGTTGCTGATGATCTTCTCGTCGCGGCCGGGCTTGCGCGCGGTCTCCTCTTCGACCTTCGAGTCGTACTGGTCGAGGAATTTCGCCTCGTCGGGTCGCTCTTGCTTTTCGGGCGGTTTCTGGCTGACGAATTGCCCGTCGAGCTCGTCTTCGACGCGCTCGGGCTTCTCCTCGGGCTCGTCGACCACGGTCAATTCGAACTCGCGAGTGGCGTCGAACTCGGTCGGCTCGAGTGCGTCGTCGGTGTCGAGCAGGTTGGGAAAGCTCAGCAGAATCGGGATATGCACCGCGATCGACAGCGCAATCGCCCACAGGACCGACTTGCGCGCCGAGCGTTGGCGCGGCAGTCGGAACGGCTGGGCATCGGTATGGCGCTCGTCTGCGGGCATCGAGGACTTGGTTGCGCTGAGAACCGTGTGCGTGCACTCGGGATTGGCCACTAAATGCTAACACTTTCAAGTGTAGGAACAACGTCGCCCAATTAAATCATCCGTCGAGCGCTGCGCTAAACGGCGCGGGCGCTTGATGCGCTGGCATTGGGACTATAATTTAGCGCCACAATAATCAGAACGCGAACACCACGGAGGAACGAAGATGACGCTACGCTACGATGCTTCAGGGCTGAGTCCGACAATCATCGGCGACAAGATGAGCGTGTCCGGCGAGCAACGCGACGCGCTGCGCGCGCGGCTCGAGGAGGCGCTGGGCAACGTCAAAGCCGCGCACGAGCGAGGCGAGCTCGGCTTTATCGATTGCCCCGACTTCGACGCCCAGGAGGTTCAGGCGTGGGCCGCGGACAAACGCGCCCAGGGCTTCACCGACCAGGTCGTCATCGGCATCGGCGGTTCGAGCCTGGGCGCTCGCGCCGTCTACGAGTCGATGGCCGAGCTTCCGGACGGCGGGCTGCGCACTCACTTCGCCGAGAACGTCGACCCGGTGGGCGTGGCCAACCTCTTCGATGGGCTCGACTTCTCGAAGACGCTCTTCGTCGTCATCACCAAGTCGGGCTCGACCGTCGAGACGATGACCAAGTTCTGGTACGCGTGGGACCGCGCGGTGGACGAACTCGGTGAGGACGAGGCGAGCAGCCACTTCGTGGCGATCACTGGGCCGGACAACGCCGGCCTGCGCGCACTCGCCGACGACAAGGGCTTCGACACCTTCCCGGTGCCTCCGAACGTCGGCGGACGCTTTAGCGTGCTGACCGCGGTCGGCCTCGTCCCGCTGGCGCTCGCCGGCTACGACATCGCCGCGTTGGTCGACGGGGCAGGGCGCGCCCGCGACGTCTCGATGACCGACAGCGTCGACGACAACGCCATCTTGAAGGCCGCCGCCGACATGTTCGAGCTGTACGAGCGCGGCGCCGACCAGGTCGTCATGATGGCCTACAGCGACCAACTGCTGGCCATGGCCGACTGGTTCCGCCAGCTATGGGCCGAGAGCCTCGGCAAGGCGAAGAATCGGCAGGGTGAAGAGGTCAACGTGGGCATGACGCCTATCAAGGCGCTCGGCGCGATCGACCAGCACAGCCAGGCCCAACTCTACATGGAGGGGCCCAACGACAAGCACGTCGTCTTTCTGGAGGTCGAGTCGTTCGACCGCGAAGTGACCGTGCCCGAGCGCGAGGGCTTGCCCGAGAGTCTTTCGCACCTGGCCGGCAAGAGCCTGGGTGAGATCCTCAACGCCGAGCTCCAGGGCACCCGACGGGCGCTCCAAGAGGCGGGCCGCCCGACGACGACGTGGCGTTTCGACGCCGTCGCGCCCGGTGAGATCGGCGCCTTTATCTTCGCCTGGGAGTTCATCACGGCCATCACCGGCGAGTTGCTCGACATCAACGCCTTCGATCAGCCCGGCGTCGAGCTCGGAAAGAAGCTCGCCCACGGTCTGTTGGGGCGACAGGGCTTCGAGGAGTGGGCCGAGATGGCGCGAAGCGACGAGGCTGAGGCGTCCGGCGAGGAGATCGGCTAAGTCCAGGGCAAACTCGACCTCGCAGGTGGGTCGAGCCGCTAAGATCGTGTCTTTACGCGGTAAACCCACTGCGAGGCCGAGAAAGCTTTGCATTTATGACGATTCTCTGATTTAATCGAAGACGACAAGCACCCTTGCCAAAAAACTTTTGCGCGACCGTCAACCGGTTGAGGCTCCCTTTGTGAGCCCAAATGGCGGGGCGTCCGCGGCATCTGGAGCGCAGTAGCACTGTCATCCGAGAGCGGAAGATGGGCAACGACAGTACCGTAGTCACAGTCATCAATAAGCCCCCGAAGAAGGATCCTTCGGGGCAAGAGGCTTGCCTCGTCGTCATCAACGGCGTCGATTTGGGCAAGAAGTATAGCCTCGCGCAGTCCTCGACAGTGATCGGGCGCTCCAGCAAGGTCGATATCCAGATCGACGAAGACGCCATCTCGCGCAGCCACGCCATCATCGACAACCTGGGCGACAGCTTCGTGGTGCGCGATCTCGACTCCACCAACGGCACCTACGTCAACGATCGCCCGGTGAGCCGCAAGACGCTCATCGACGGCGACCAGGTCAAGATCGGCCGCACCATCTTCAAGTTTCTGACCGGCAGCAATATCGAGGCGTCGTACCACGACGAGATTTACCGTCTGACCACCACCGACGGGCTGACCCAGGTCTACAACAAGCGGTATTTCCTCAAGGAGATGGAGCGCGAGATGAGCCGCTCCATGCGCTACGACCGCGACCTGTCGCTGATCATGTGCGACATCGATCACTTCAAGCCGATCAACGACACCTACGGCCACCTCGCCGGCGACTACGTGCTCAAGCAAGTCGCCCAGCGTGTCGTCGGTCACATCCGCCGCGACGACGTCTTCGCGCGCTATGGTGGCGAAGAGTTCGTGATCTTGCTGCCCGAGATCGACAAACCCCAGGCGGTCCGCATCGCCGAGAAGATCCGCAAGCTCATCGAGGCCGAGCCGTTCCACTTCGACAACGTCTCCATCCCGGTGACTCTGTCGCTAGGCGTGGCCGACCTGCGCGAGTACCGCCAGAGCATCGAAGCCCCGCCGACCAGCCAGACGGTCGACATCAACTGCTTCGCCTTCATCAAGCTCGCCGACGACCGGCTCTACAAGGCCAAAGAGGGTGGTCGCAACCAGGTTGTCGGGGATTAGAAACTCAGAAGAGTAGGCCTTCAGGAACCGGGGCGCCTGCTAAATAAGCAATTAAGGACATAGGGGTTGCGTGTTGGGAGGTGATTCCAACACGCAACCCCTATGTCGTTAGATGCCTATGTAGAAGGACTTCGCCTATCGAGGCGCCTCGTTGCTGCCTACGGGATGCGGTGGAACTTGATGAGGTTGGTCTCGGAGCCCGCGCCGGCCGGGGTGCCCATGACCACGATAATCTCGTCACCCGACTGAGCGCCGCGCTCCTCGATCATCAGCTTTTCGACGCGCTTGAGGATGTCGTCGGTGTTCTTGAGCATTTCGATCTCGTAGGCCTCCACTCCCCAGAACATACCGAGCTGCTGGTAGACCCGCGGGTTCGGCGTGCACGCGATGATCGACTTGGTGGGGCGGTAGGTCATCATCAGCCGCGCGGTCGAGCCCGATGACGTGAACACCACGATGGCGTCGACGTTGAGCTCGTCGGCGGCGATGGTCGCCGCCTTGGCGACCGCGTTCGGAAACGTCTTGAGATGACGGATGAACTCGGGGCCGCGGTGGGTGTGCGGCTGGCGGCCACGCTCGACCTCCTCGACGATGCTCGCCATCATGCGCACCGCGCCGACCGGGTATTTGCCCGCGGCGGTCTCGCCGGAGAGCATGACCGCGTCGGTGCCGTCGAGGATGGCGTTGGCCACGTCGGAGGCCTCCGCGCGGGTAGGGCGCGGGTGCTCGGTCATCGACTCGAGCATCTGAGTGGCGGTGATCGACAGGCGGCCCATCTCATTAGCCTGCTGGATGGCGCGCTTTTGGATGAGCGGCACCTTCTGGGGAGGAAGCTCCACGCCCAGGTCGCCGCGGGCGATCATGATGCCGTCGGAGACCGAGATGATGTCTTCGAGCTCGGCGATGGCCTGAGGCTTCTCGATCTTTGAGATGATCTTGATGGGCGGCGACTGCTGCGGAATCAGCGCGCGCAACTGGTGGATATCGAGCGCCGAGCGCACGAAGCTCAGCGCCAGGTAATCGACGCCCAGCTCCACGCCAAACTCGAGGTCCTCTTTGTCCTTCTCGGTCATGCTCGGCGCCGAGACGGCCGCCGTGGGCAGGTTGATGCCCTTGTTGTCCTTGAGGAGCCCACCGATCTGGACGACCGTGCGGACGTCGTACTCGGTGACCTCGATGGCTTCCAGGCGGATCAGCCCGTCGTCGAGCAGTAACACGTCGCCCACGTCGACGTCGCGGGTCAACTCCTTGTAGGTCGTCGACACGCGCTCTTGGTCGCCGTCGATATCGTCGACGGTGATGACGAATTCGTCACCTTCGGTCAACTCGACGGGGCCTTCGGCGAATTTGCCCACCCGAATCTTGGGGCCCTGCAGGTCTTGCAGGATGGCCACGGGGCTGTTCAGGTCGCGAGAGACCTCGCGCACCGTATTATACAGTTCCCGATGGTACTCGTGAGTACCGTGCGAGAAGTTGAGGCGGGCGACGTTCATGCCCGCGCGAATCATTTGTTCGATGGTCTCTGCAGAGGACGATGCGGGTCCGAGGGTGCAGACGATCTTGGCGCGTCTCATATGGTGGTCCGAGGAGAGCACGAGAAAACATACAATGGGAAACGACGGCGCCGCCGGTGGCGCAGCAATAGAAATCTTTGGCGTAACGGCCGTCAATCAACCACTGGCATAGCATAAAACCGGGCGCGCGGTCAGGTGGAGACACAGACGCGACGTGCCAGCCCGTCGTAGGTGTTCCGCGGGGCGCATTGGACGTCCCAGCGGTCGCCGCCTGCTTCGAGGGGGCATCCTCCGCTGCCACTGAGCGAGCCGTCGCCGCAAAGCGGGCTGCAGTGGAAGGTGCCGCTTTGCAGCTCCACGCAGGCCGTGCCGTCTGGGCAGCCGCCGGCGCACTCGAACGTGCACAGACCGGTGTTGAAGTAGCCTTCCAAGCACGTTCCGCCGGTGCAGTTGGTCGCCGACGAGCATTCTTCGCCCACATCGACCGCGGAGTCAAAATAGCACCCCTGCTCGTAGGTCAACTCGCCGGAATCACGCGTGGGCAGGCTCACACAGCTCAGCCCGGCGAGCGCGCAGGTCTCGTTGCACTTGGGCACGCAATGGTCGTAGCTGGCGGCGTTGAAGCTGTCGGAGGACACGCAGATCTCGTCGGGTCCGCAACTGCCCGGCGTGCACGTCGAGGTGCAGTAGGTGCGCGACGGCGCGGGGCTGCAGCTCTCGTCGGAGCCGCAGCGGCATTTTCCGCCGGCGCAATCGGCGTCGGCGGTGCACTCCGAACCGTTGGGATCACCCGAGAGGCAC
It encodes:
- the gcvT gene encoding glycine cleavage system aminomethyltransferase GcvT, with protein sequence MTDDDLKHIPLEHRHEELGGRMTPFAGFVMPVKYTGIKEEHLAVRNNVGLFDVSHMGEVEVKGPEAIKVVDGLVTNDVTKLVDGQAMYAALCNEEGGIVDDLVLYRLAEDHVLICVNAGNRDKDFAHMQEHAKGDAELVDKSDDYVQLALQGPNAEKVLQTLFDGEADELSNLKYYRAMYGGVAGVETLISRTGYTGEDGFELYIPAEHGEAVFDALLEAGEPFDMALCGLGARDTLRLESKYNLYGQDMDESTNPIEAGLSWIVKLDKETPFVGQEAIRKVKEQGPSRRLRGLVLEGKGIIRHGYKIIVDDQEVGHVTSGSWAPTLEESIGLGYIDIDHANEPTVEIQIRKRRVPAKVTKKPFYKRD
- the gcvH gene encoding glycine cleavage system protein GcvH produces the protein MNSREEDMQIPEGYLFTDEHEWARQEDDGTITIGISWHAQDLLGDIVYVELPEEGEAVDAGEEFGVVESVKAASDLYSPVSGKVVEVNHGLDDAPESVNEGPYKQGWMIRVEPSDVTELEELMDPEEYASFVSQE
- the gcvPA gene encoding aminomethyl-transferring glycine dehydrogenase subunit GcvPA; the protein is MRYLPHTLEDVDAMLEAIGVDSIDDLFEQIPEEFRLDRRLELPEPKSELTLERHLGELASKNAVAGGDVVSFLGAGLYDHHSPHALQQLLLRAEYYTSYTPYQPEISQGTTKSIFEFQSMVAELLGVPIANASMYDGAHATAEAALMAQRVGRKRDKVYVAESVHPEYRQVIQTYLSPQDDTYREIPVDWETGQLSLEKVQEAIEDPKDAACIIFQTPNFFGVIEDPTAVVEWAHEHKIKVVASFNEPLAFALTTPPGHYGADIVAGEGTSLGIPMGYGGPALGIFGCREKLVRKMPGRLAGYTVDTEGREGYVLTLSTREQHIRREKATSNICTNQGLMALAAGIYMSLMGKEGIREMAQLNLSRAHYAMDVLESTGQAKRVFSGPFFNEFVVETRAPAKAVVAEAAEDGILPGFDLGRANPKWQNYLLVAVTEKTSRRDIDRLANYLSP
- a CDS encoding TonB family protein; the protein is MPADERHTDAQPFRLPRQRSARKSVLWAIALSIAVHIPILLSFPNLLDTDDALEPTEFDATREFELTVVDEPEEKPERVEDELDGQFVSQKPPEKQERPDEAKFLDQYDSKVEEETARKPGRDEKIISNTGSETSGLPSRPEPTHRPERMQEITPPQPEPEEAPEQEVAEEASEEPSEEAAEQEAADQAVELDEVESVAEGVVQQEDSKRSKPNPKSLFPSMENVPVGQLGGGSIDYLRDVKDGEKTLLNRKKSRYWSFMHRFKMAVLEQWKGGEVYRQRDPYGKVYGVKDRYSVLGIALNGDGSLRKIHVERPSGLDFWDEEAVRAIREAAPFPNPPEGLKDRDGIIHIRFGFLLDINTGEMRGLRIFR
- a CDS encoding glucose-6-phosphate isomerase (catalyzes the formation of D-fructose 6-phosphate from D-glucose 6-phosphate), producing the protein MTLRYDASGLSPTIIGDKMSVSGEQRDALRARLEEALGNVKAAHERGELGFIDCPDFDAQEVQAWAADKRAQGFTDQVVIGIGGSSLGARAVYESMAELPDGGLRTHFAENVDPVGVANLFDGLDFSKTLFVVITKSGSTVETMTKFWYAWDRAVDELGEDEASSHFVAITGPDNAGLRALADDKGFDTFPVPPNVGGRFSVLTAVGLVPLALAGYDIAALVDGAGRARDVSMTDSVDDNAILKAAADMFELYERGADQVVMMAYSDQLLAMADWFRQLWAESLGKAKNRQGEEVNVGMTPIKALGAIDQHSQAQLYMEGPNDKHVVFLEVESFDREVTVPEREGLPESLSHLAGKSLGEILNAELQGTRRALQEAGRPTTTWRFDAVAPGEIGAFIFAWEFITAITGELLDINAFDQPGVELGKKLAHGLLGRQGFEEWAEMARSDEAEASGEEIG
- a CDS encoding GGDEF domain-containing protein, coding for MGNDSTVVTVINKPPKKDPSGQEACLVVINGVDLGKKYSLAQSSTVIGRSSKVDIQIDEDAISRSHAIIDNLGDSFVVRDLDSTNGTYVNDRPVSRKTLIDGDQVKIGRTIFKFLTGSNIEASYHDEIYRLTTTDGLTQVYNKRYFLKEMEREMSRSMRYDRDLSLIMCDIDHFKPINDTYGHLAGDYVLKQVAQRVVGHIRRDDVFARYGGEEFVILLPEIDKPQAVRIAEKIRKLIEAEPFHFDNVSIPVTLSLGVADLREYRQSIEAPPTSQTVDINCFAFIKLADDRLYKAKEGGRNQVVGD
- the pyk gene encoding pyruvate kinase; translated protein: MRRAKIVCTLGPASSSAETIEQMIRAGMNVARLNFSHGTHEYHRELYNTVREVSRDLNSPVAILQDLQGPKIRVGKFAEGPVELTEGDEFVITVDDIDGDQERVSTTYKELTRDVDVGDVLLLDDGLIRLEAIEVTEYDVRTVVQIGGLLKDNKGINLPTAAVSAPSMTEKDKEDLEFGVELGVDYLALSFVRSALDIHQLRALIPQQSPPIKIISKIEKPQAIAELEDIISVSDGIMIARGDLGVELPPQKVPLIQKRAIQQANEMGRLSITATQMLESMTEHPRPTRAEASDVANAILDGTDAVMLSGETAAGKYPVGAVRMMASIVEEVERGRQPHTHRGPEFIRHLKTFPNAVAKAATIAADELNVDAIVVFTSSGSTARLMMTYRPTKSIIACTPNPRVYQQLGMFWGVEAYEIEMLKNTDDILKRVEKLMIEERGAQSGDEIIVVMGTPAGAGSETNLIKFHRIP